A genomic segment from Spinacia oleracea cultivar Varoflay chromosome 3, BTI_SOV_V1, whole genome shotgun sequence encodes:
- the LOC110799376 gene encoding uncharacterized protein — MKHVDSATAKRDKLQFARVQIEVMVEQSFPDVIKFINERREQMEVRVEYEWRPVVCAHCKGVGHEVAKCKKITGRRVWVPRQIVSTTIPSGSTGLVKDNTPDNTANNDSDTTETFTTVSNPSRRVLARPVGVNTVNQFQALDDDLSVRSVMGDINQVHAAGGGNSSGCNG; from the coding sequence ATGAAACATGTGGATAGTGCCACTGCTAAGAGAGATAAACTTCAATTTGCAAGGGTTCAGATTGAAGTCATGGTGGAGCAATCTTTCCCTGATGTAATTAAGTTCATTAATgaaaggagggaacaaatggAGGTGAGAGTGGAGTATGAATGGAGACCTGTTGTGTGTGCTCATTGTAAAGGTGTTGGCCATGAAGTAGCTAAGTGCAAGAAAATCACTGGTAGGAGGGTGTGGGTTCCAAGGCAGATTGTATCTACAACCATACCTAGTGGGAGCACTGGGCTGGTGAAGGATAACACACCTGATAATACTGCTAATAATGATAGTGATACTACTGAGACATTCACTACTGTGTCTAATCCAAGTAGGAGAGTCTTGGCAAGACCTGTGGGGGTCAATACTGTTAACCAATTCCAAGCTTTAGATGATGATCTGAGTGTGAGGAGTGTTATGGGGGATATCAACCAAGTTCATGCAGCTGGAGGAGGGAACTCTTCTGGATGCAATGGATAG